A window of Rhododendron vialii isolate Sample 1 chromosome 11a, ASM3025357v1 genomic DNA:
CACGCCGAGACTTGAAAATTCACATAAAAAATTACCCTATTGTGATCTGATTCTAAAGTTAATCCCTAATCAATTGTGTAAAAAACAAGCCCATCAACCAACCGTTGTAATTGTTTGCGGCTCTCTTCTAGTGCATTCCATACTTTTATATAGTATAATATAATATACATTTAGTTTGGTTACATGTATTAATTGCGTCTGAAATGGGTATAAAGAGGTGCAGAAAGAATTTTGTCACATTAGGGCCGAGTAGTAGCATTCTACACCTCCTTTTATCTTGTCTTTATATACGAAGCCTTGTTGTGCTTTGGGTGACTGAAATGAAGTCACGTGAAGGGTTTTGAGGCCTCTAAAGTCTAGATCTCCTCCTTGCTTCCAGCTTTTATAAGTACCTTTTGCTCTAATAATGAGCCCTCTTTTTatatcccctctctctctctctctctctctaataatcagccctctctctctctctctctccctccctccatgGCTCCTCCTGTCTATCTGAACTCGCCACCTTCACCTTTTCCACTGATAGAGCTAAAAGAAGatcatcatcaacaacaacagaTGCAATTATTCACTAGTACTGGTAGTGGTACTCCACAACATCAAGCCTCATCTTCACTGTCATTCCCTATTTTCTTCAACATAACTCAAGATCAGAGAGCAAGTCATGATCACTTCATAGAGCCCAAGAAGGCAagaattaataaataaataaactaactaactaactagCTAGGTTTTATTTGATCAAAATTATGACTTCTTGatctttttctcttgaaataATAGTAATTTCCTTGTCTAGTAGTATCCCTCTTGATCTCTTGAATATCAGAGCTTAATTTTTGTTGTGAAGTGATCCTTTAGTTTTTTGGTAGTGAGACCTCCATGATCTTCACATGATCCCTTGTTTAATTTTACATCAATTCGTCTTAGTTATTTCGGATACATAATGTTTTTAgtaattttatatataatatatattagaATTTGTCTCATATCGCTTAATTATGACTTCCAAAATTAGCATGCGAGTATCAGGACAGAAGACTCTTCTAAAAGTACTCAAAAACTCCTGATGATCGAACGATATATAATCCGCCTAGTATCAGTATTGAATTTCACTTAACGTGATATGATCCGATTTCTCATTTTAATTCTTTCATGATCTCGATCTGCAGGGTACTCATGAGTACATTTTGGACGTTGGATCAAGCGATATTCATCGAGTACCGCCACCAGCTTATCCGATTCATCCAACGGTTGTAAGTGCTAAAGACAACAATGGAATATCCAGTTGCAAGCTTGAGGATGAATCTGAAGATAAAAGAGATTACGAATCATCGAAATGGATGATGCCTAAAAAGATCAGGATAGTGCAAAAAATGATGAACACGGCCGGAAGTACTCATGATCAGAAGAAACAAGAGAGAATCATAAAGATCAAATTTCCTGATCTAGAGAAAGACAAATGCGAAATAGATTCTCCGAGCCATGGTGGAAACGTACTGGTTCGAATTTGCTCAGATTGTAAGACAACAAAAACCCCTCTTTGGAGGAGTGGTCCTCAAGGCCCCAAGGTACTGGTTTGAATTTGCTCAgattcatccgagcagttttcattgaacggttcaaaaaaaactgctcggatgacgtcctttccggtcattttttttgctgatttctcgcggggactcttaaaattacgttctgcatacattgaacggttcggattttcaaaatttgatcgaaaaatgaaaatctctcattttaataaaatgagggatccctcacttgaaaattcctatatatatatatatatatatatatatatatatatatatatatatatgacatgCAATATTGCTCTACTAGAGAAAGTTTGggattaattatttttgttttcttcttttcatttttcctattttccaGAACCAAAGGAGATTTCTATGCACTTCCctgctttttatttttgatcggcaaagaaaatttcattatcaCATAATGCCTGCTTCAAATGCAGTTTTGCACAGTGAGATATCGAGGTgctttttttaaaaggaaaaaaagaaagagtcaTCTTTTTCATCTAGTCTGTTAATCGGAATTCGGAAATGATCTTGGAGAATTTGAAacatttctttcttgttttcattaataatcttttttcaaaaaaaaaaatttatccgaaaaacaaaaaaaaagggtggtCGAGGAGAGTAAGGGCAAATAGGTAAAGAGTACTAATAAAAACCTCAGGTATTCCCACTAGACACCGGGAACAACAGTTGCAACTGAAGAGAATATTAGAATGCGCTTACCCCGTCATCTTTATGCTAGCTAGTCGAGACCGGGAGGCCAGGGGATCGAGTGGTTTTAATAAGTTTTGAAAATCTAAAATTAGACAAGAGTTTGGCGATTTCTCATAAACA
This region includes:
- the LOC131306711 gene encoding putative GATA transcription factor 22; its protein translation is MAPPVYLNSPPSPFPLIELKEDHHQQQQMQLFTSTGSGTPQHQASSSLSFPIFFNITQDQRASHDHFIEPKKGTHEYILDVGSSDIHRVPPPAYPIHPTVVSAKDNNGISSCKLEDESEDKRDYESSKWMMPKKIRIVQKMMNTAGSTHDQKKQERIIKIKFPDLEKDKCEIDSPSHGGNVLVRICSDCKTTKTPLWRSGPQGPKSLCNACGIRQRKARRAMLAAAAAAANSAVLTMENSTTRTELVPKKEKKSRSSYHVVPYKKPFGVTSPQGGRERISFEDFALSMSKSLGLRRAFPKDEEEAAILLMALSCGLLHD